TCACCAGCAGAATACACACTTTAGAAGACGCCTCTCACCTATGTGCCTAGACTTCCCGGGGGAGACAACACAGCCAAAAATGTCACCCTCCACCACTGTCTGCGCCATGTCTTCACTGAGCTGTTCAGAGCAGGCTGGTCCTCCAGGGACACAGAAGTGCACAGAAGCCCACGGAAgcccaaggcaagcaagcacttggCTGGAGGAAGCCTGAGGAAAGTGAATCACTTGTCCTGGTAGCCTTTCACCACCAAGGAGTCCAGCTGCACACAGAGGCAGGCGGCCAAGTCTTTTGTGGTTAGTGGCTGGCTCCGGACACTTTGCAGCATCtggtagcctgggcagggagaagAATGGTCAGAGTCTAGGAGCCCAGTcaagaagcctgtggggatggaagggaacgAAGGGAGGGGTAGGAGATATTCCAGCCCATCCCATGGGGCCCCATTCGTATgtcccctccccactttctctctcaatGACTTGATTCCAAATATGGTTAAccctgggcctctgccctccAGGGGGCTTGGGAACATGTGAttctcaggttcctgagcagtCCAAGTCTTTAAGATGCCATGTATGAGCAGCAAGGCTTTGACTGCAAACTAGGTCATAGACACTTACCTCGAGCTCGATAGTGAAAGTCCTTGTGCTCCAAAAGCCATATCATGCCCATCAGCCattgcctggcccttgggggcccCACCACGGTGACTCGAGTGTGGCCTGTGACGGTGAACCAGGGCTCCAGCTGAATGAGGGTGTGGCTGTGCTCCTCCATGCAGCGAAGGTATCTGTCCTCCTGCCCTAGGAACAGAAGAGGACAGAAGAACGGGAAAAACCCCAACAGAACTGGGGGTCAGGTGCCCCGATGGTGGGGCCCCAGTTCGGATCAAAGAGGTAGCACAGGGAGAGATGGATAGGGTGAAGACAAGAAATGGCACAAGGGTAACCTACCGaaaatctcctcctcctgctcctcttccaggTACAAAACCAACGGAGCACTGAAATTTTCAGGCTCGGTCCACAATGCTCCCATGCTGAGAGAGCACGTGTCCATGTTGTCCTTTACCCTGGCTTAACTCAGCACGGAGCAAGTCCAAGTAGCTGGCTGTAGAGGTGAAGATCCCGAGCTCTGTGTTTTATATTCTCCCTCAGCTCATCCACTGGTCCCCACCCTAGACCCACCCTAGAGAGGCTGAACTAGCCCTCAAGTCCTTCAGAGATAATTCACTCAGGCACTGATAATTCATTCTTAGAGTCTTCTACTCTGGATTCAAATCTTTCTGACAAACTAGATAACACAACCCAGTTTCCTGAGGCCTAGATGCAAACTTGTCATCACTGTGATTTCACAAAAGATGTACTGAGCATGACCTTGGGTCTTGTGCTGGAAGAAAAATTGTTCCAGAATGGCCCTAGGAGTTGATTTTTCTGTCCCATCTACACAGGATAGGGAGCAAGGAGAATGGAGAATGGAGGGAGCTGGGGCACAATTATCCTGAAACTATCTCAAAGTAAGAGTTAATAAAAGCAAAGCGTTTGGGGTGTGGTACAGTATTAGTGCTGTGAAGTTTCAGTACTGACAGCAGATAGGACAGGATAGgataagggaagaagaggagaagtgaAGATAGAACAGGACAAGACAATGGGACAGGACACGATGGGGGAGCAAGGAAGAGGATAGCaaggacaggagagaaaggaaagggaacattgCTTCACTGATGGCATTTGCTTCTTTACCTGAAGGTTTGTGCTTGCGGTCTCCTTCCACGGATTATTTGTTTCTCTACCCAACTGGAGAAATCTCAGTTCATGGTTTACAAGCAGAGTCCTTCAATTTAGAGCCAAATAGCTTCTCTTCTGCAGTAGACACTGGTCTAGTGAAAGCGTAATTCCTCAGGTCCTACCCATGTGGAGGCTAATACAGACATTTTCAGGCTATTCAAAGCTGAATTATGAAGAATATCctggatttattttttgaatctatgttttctctttctttctagttcttcTAATTATTCACTGAAGACAGTGAGGAATTTGATGGGTTTTCTAAGGGTAGTCTCCCCTTAATCTTCAACCAGTAGAGGGAGCCCAGGAACTCATGAAATGGTCTGAACTTTTAGCCAGGAGGTGCTGGTGAGATGAGGCAGCCAGAGCAGAGCAGATGGCATAAGGCTGTTACCTTGTGTTCATTCACTGTAGTCACAGGCAAACACACCACTCCAATGACACCGATTTCCTAAGGCACCCAGGCTGGAACAGGGAGTTGGCCAACTCTAGCTGATGATCTCCTAGTTCTCTGGAGCCTTTTGAAGTGACCATTTGTCAGGtattagggctggaactcagtgcTGTGcattcagcttttgtgctcaaggccggcactctaccacttgaggatgCAGATACACGTGCTgttaggaaggagagaggaagagattaaTGGAGAGAAAATACACTGCAGTCACTCAATAGAGTGACCGCTGTCAAtggagttttatatatatatatatatatatatatacacacacacatatatatatgcatacatagatatatagatatgcatttatgtatatgaaaatggagACAGCAACTTGAGCGGAAGGGCAGGGTTGGGATTTGGGGGGAGAGCAATGAAGGGGTGTACTTCtaatctgacatgttgaatggaaacctctTGGGATATCTATTTACATGCATTCAATATTAAATACCTTTTGGTGCCACATTGACTTCTAACTGACTCTCTTTGCCAACTTTGGGGTTTGCAAATAACTCATGTGAGGGTGAGCCTGGCCCACCACACAGAGATTCTGCAAGGGGACGTGTGGGGTGGTGAAGGCCTTCCACCTGAGAGGATGGGAGTCACAGGAGGAATACTGTCCTTTCTCTCTTGGAGTGACAATTTCAAGACAAACTCCATAGAgttcccagtctctccctgggagGTCAAGGGCATTTTCTTAGAATGCATCTTCACTCCCTCTACATGCACGTCCCTGATGtcatcctctctttccttctccttggtctctCATTGCTGCTTTCTGAAATCACTTCCCAAACTACCTTCTTGAACACAAGCGTTTTCTCagctttccttctccatttccaaTAACACAAAGGAGTGAAGGACAGAGCTGGAAACCAGAACGCTGTGGAGTTTCAGGGGCCCAATTCTCTTTTCTTGTGTCAGTCAAAACCCCATTATGATGAGATGCCTTCCAGTGACTGACACATGAAAGGAGACATTACTGCAGATGATCACCTGTGAGCactctatatctctatatattcattttacataagtttgtgtacatatatacaatatacagaagCACAGGGGGACTGTGTGGGGTCCACTGGAGGAAGAGGCTTAGGAAGAGGaccccaggaagtgacctcatCCTTGACAGAAGACCAAAGAGAACTTGGAACCCAGGTCTCCAGGCAGCCACATTCCAGACACAAATCGCAAAGGTGCCTTGAGGTAGCCAGAAAAGAGCCATGTTTTCCTGTTGTTGGCGAGTTTCCACTGGCTCTGAGTCCAGGAGACCCTGCAGGGAGCGCCTGGTGGACACCTGCAGACACTGGACCAACCCACGCCCCAGACCCCACGCCCAAGCTGGACCCAGAAGAACCTTCTGGCACTTCCTCTGGAGAGGCCGGCAGGTGGCATCTGGCAGCCCAGAGCAGGATGGCAGGGATGGGGACACTGCGGTGACTCCTGCAAGCCAACCCCAGGTGCCAAGTGCTGGGTGCGCTCGGTGCACAGTGCCCACGAAACTGAAGATCAAAGAGCCCGAACAATCGGGTCGGCTCCTACACGAGGACTTGTCCTCTGCAACCAACGCAGGCTCTGCTGCAACAGAGTCACATGAAGAAGACCCAGGATTCAGCAAAGATGACTGTgagctgtcctcctcctctccaacCGAGtcaggctctcccatacctgaatCCGATGATGAACACACAGAACACAGCAGTGCTGACTGCGAGCTCTCCTCGTCCTCTTCAACTGAGACAGGCTCTCCCCTACCTGAATCCCATGATGAACACCCTGGACACAGCAGTGGTGACTGCGAGCTGTCCTCTTCCTCTGCAAGTGGgacaggctctcccatacctgaatCCGATGACGAACACCCTGGACACAGCAGTGGTGACTGCCAGCTGTCCTCATCCTCAGCAACcgagacaggctctcccatacctgacTCATATGAAGAACACCCAGGAATCAGCAATGATGATCGCGAGCTGTCCTCATCGTCGGAAACTGAGACAGGCTCAACCATACCTGAATCCGATGACGAACACCCTGGACACAGCAGTGGTGACTGCCAGCTGTCCTCATCCTCAGCAACcgagacaggctctcccatacctgacTCACATGAAGAACACCCAGGAATCAGCAATGATGATTGCGAGCTGTCCTCATCGTCGGCAACtgagacaggctctcccatacctgaatCCAATGACGAACACCCTGGACACAGCAGTGGTGACTGCGAGCTGAATTCATCGTCTGCAACCGGGACAGGATCTCCTGTACCTTACTCAGGACGTGATGAACTCGGACTCAGGTTTTCTGACTGGGAGCAGTCTGTGTCCTCTGCAACCTGGACAGGCTCTCCAGCCCTTCAGACTGAGGACGAAGAAGCTCGACTCGGCTTTGCCGACTGCGAGCTGTCCAGCAGTTCTACCCTGGACTCCTTCccatcagaggaggaaggggaggaacgagCACAAGACACAGTGCTGTGGCAtcaggagctgtctctgagcaatgCTTGTGCCGAAAACCCCCTTCCTCCAGTGGCGGATGTGTGAAGAGCAAGGCCACACCATTCAGCTCCACGTTGCCCCTGACACTTAGGACAAATGGACTCCAACTTGTTGCTGTCCTCGCAGTGCCAGAGATCCCACAGGCTCTGCAGATCTTTTCTGATATGGACCCACCTTTATGTGGAGAGGGCAACTTAGCTGCAGCACATGCACCCCAGTGTGCTTCCACTAACTCTGGGGGCACAATTTGGGTTGTGGACTCAGGAAGTCCAGAGCACCACTGAGCGCCGGCTCAAACACTTAGAGAAATCCTTTCCCTCCCTTGAAAGACATccgtttttgtctttttttcacctTCGTGTTATGTacctttcaatatattttaataaatagttaTTGTTATTGCTTTCAGTTGCATCATTCAAGGCACTAACTCAGTGCCCGATTTGAGACCCATGAGCTCCACCAGCTGACTCCGCAGAGCCCGTGGTCCTGAGGGGAGGAGGCTCACAGCGCCCTagaggaagtggggggaaggCCCTGGTGTGCAGGGAGCAGGTTAAGGTCAGCGCAGTGGCCAAGTGTACAGCCTTGTGTGGGCACAGCTGTGTCTGAGGCAGGGCCAAGAATATTTGAGGGACATGGGCTCTGTGGGTAGTAACACATTTACAGTACACAGCTGTTACCAGCTCTGCATCTGCGCGATGGAACCTCATCCTAACCCAGGGTTGGGagaggacaaaaaacaaaacaaaacaaaacaaaacaaaatgcagtgCTGCTTGGATCTCTTGTCTGCCTTGAGCCAAGGCTGTGTGCAGGCAAAGGGGAAGGGGCATTGAGGACCGAGGGGGCGGTGCCAGCTCTTCCCTGGGACATTGGGTTTCTGGCGGCTGAGCTGAGAGACTTCAGAGGTGGCCATCAGTTTGGGCTGTGTGAACTCAGCAGCCCGGTGACCATGGGGAGGCAGCCGGGAGTCATGAGGGGCACAGTGGAGGGCTGTCCAGAGCAGAGGCTGCTCAGTGTGCAGGGAGACCGTTTCTAAGGCCCAGGGGCCAGCTGTGGGGTTCCTGGGGCTGAGGTAGCAGCGGCTGAGTCTCAGGTCAATCACAGGTGCTGCATTGCAGTGTTAGGAGCACAGcgctctttctcctccctggccACCCTGTCAGCCAGGCCCACAGCCAGCCCCACTCCTGTTTCCCAGCatgaggaggccctgctggccccaGTGCagccgggagggaggagggggcgctAGCAGTGTGGCCAAGATGCTGGGCCTGACTCTGACCTGAACATGTGTCCTTTAGGGCACTGCCCTTGGGTTTAGGCTGAGAGGTGGGTGGAAACAGGCACATTTATTTAGCATCCTGCTCCAATCAGTTGGCTTCCTAGAGACCTGTATTATCACTACCTATGACTAACTTCCAAATCCTGACTCTATTTTTATAGACTGTGTATTTTATCCACGTGGATCAGGCTCAATTCAAAGGACAGCATTGATGTGGAACAGCAGAATCAACAGGGGAGTGAAAGGAGGGCCTGCTGGACTGCCTCTCCCCTCCACTGCCTCATAAATTAGAACTAGATGTGCTCGTGGAACCAGACAGATGTTACCTTCATCCATCTGCTTCCTGCAGCATTGGTTGTCATCAGCTTGGTGCAGATGTGCCCCAGCCAACATTCAGCCTTTGCAGGGTTTTACTGTTTTTACTTACACCAGTAGATAAAGCATATACATGTTCCTGCAACCAATCGGACATTTGCGAATTTCACTGTATCACAGTGAAACATGAAGGGACATACAGCTAGGTATCATTTTGTCAAATTGTTGGGAACCATGAATTGTTGGGATGTATTGAAGTCACGACAGAATGGGATACAAATTCTAGAATCTCCACAAGGCAAATGTCACTTCTGCAGAAGTGTGTGCAGTTGACCAGAGTCGGGGAAGCGAGACCTGGCACAGGCAGGTTTTATCCCTCACATTGCTGCCCCTCCTTCTGCTTTCATCTGATCTTAGGTTCACAGTCTTTTGACACTGGCCAGTCCCAAATGGGATCTCTATCCAGTGTGGCCTGCTTACCATTTTCAGAAGGGCCAAGACTAACTTCATCTGCTTGTCCTCATTCTGCCCACAGTTGTTGAAATCATGATGTCctgtgagccaggccctgtgtgGAGTCAGACCAGAGCTCTGGCTATGTCTCCTGAGGGCTTCGTGGCTCCCATCTGATCATTTTGTTTCCAGGCCTTCACTGGCACTCTCAGATTTCAAGAATCATTTGCTTCAAAGAGTTGCTTCAAAGggaaaatacctctttttttttttttttttttggccagtcctggggcttggactcagggcctgagcactgtccctggcttctttttggtcaaggctagcactctgtcacttgagccacaacgccactcctggctgtttactgtatatgtggtgctggggaattgaacccagggcctcatgtataggaggcaagcactcttgccactaggccatatccccagcgcggAAAATACCTCTTTGATTCCTCATTTGCCTTCAGTCCCATTGTCCACTTTGCTCGTCAACTCGTAAGAGAGAAACTCAGAGAAGTTGCGAGATTTTTAAGTGCTGGGCAGGGGCCAGCTGGGAAAAGGGCCTAGAGATGAACTGACAGCTGACACAGGTTTGAGAAGTGACACAGGGTCAGCCAAAAGGCAAAGAAGCTGCAGGGGAGACCGGAGTCAAAGAACAGCTACTGTCCCCATATTCGAGTCACCTGCGTGGGCACTCTGGGTTGGCACAGAAGGACTTGAGGGCATGAATGGGTTCTCCTGGGTTGTGCAGCCTAAAATCATTAGGCACtgtgtttccattttctcctaAGCATGGGCATTGTTTCAATACCCTGTCCAAAGCCAGATGCCTGGGGCTtcaacctataatcctggcaactcagaaggctgaggtctgaggattcggGTTTCatgagcccaagcagacaaacctgggaaactctaatctccaatggctTACAAAAGGCAAGACTCAACATGAGGCTCCCATGGTAGGGACCCAATCATGAGCAAATCAGCCCTGAAAATTCAAGCACAAGTACCAAACAATCCAACACACAAACTAAGCCCCTCTGTGACCTGTAGGCAGGACTCATGCTTAGAACAAAACCATGTTTCTGACCTACAAGCCACTGGCGTAATAGTGAGTTTTGTCCATGCCTATCATATGCATGGATGCTTGGACTCATGAGGCAAGAGCCACAGGATGGAGGCCCCAGACACGGCCAAAGTCCAGACATCCTTAGACTGGTTGTTGGAGGCGCAGTGTCCTGGAGTTAACCTCACATTAGATATCAGCATTATTGTCAGCGTGAGGAGCTGCTTCTTAGGGTTCAGGATTGAATCTGTGTCCTCAGCATGTAAATCGCACGACCAATATAAACGGTCATCTTGAAAATCACAAAGACTTGTTTAGGTTGACAACTCTGGAGGTTTCAGTTCAGGTCTGATTTTCCTGTGCATATAGCTCTATGGTTTACAGCCACGGAGAACATCATGCTGGGATAATGAAGAGCAGGTAggtcatcaaaacaacaacacaatcctcctccctggctgggaatgtggcttagcggtagagtgcttgcccaacatgcatgaagccctgggttcaattcctcagcaccacagaaatatAGAGGGGGGAGGAATGttactgttactcaagtggtagagtactagccttgaggaaaggaagccccagtgctcaggccctgagagcaagccccaggactgtccaaaaaaacccaaaaaacaagggGGCCGGAGTGGCGGGGAGGGGAGCCGAGCTTCTGTACGCGGAGCGCCCCTCCCTGACCGATCAAGGCCCTAAGGTTTCATTTGTCCCCTGCCAACTCTCCGTCCTCTCAGTGACCTCGTGTCATGGCTGAGAAGACAGGCCTCCGTGCGTGGGGGTAGGAGAGCACCCCGAGCCCCTATAGCTGTGGGGTGGATCGTGGGCCCAGAACCTTCTAACACTGCCCCTTTTCCCTCCTGCCAGCCTTCCACCATGCCTGCGGGCATGTCCTGGCCTAGTTATCTGAAAATGGCAGCGGCCAGCCTCCTGGCCATGTGTGCCAGTGCCCAAGTGGTGCACAGTTACTACTGGCCCGACCTGACAAGCCGTGAAAGTCCACCAAAGCATGGAGAACTCAAAACAGAGCTCTTAGGACTAAAAGAGAGACAACACAAACCTCAGGTCGCAGAGCAATAAAAACTGTGGAACTCAATGATGCCAAGAATTTTGTGAATGGAAGTCTTAAATATGTACTAAACATGACTTATTGTGTCAAACTACTTGTGGCTAAGCACCTAATGCTATGCTAGTAGTGAATTGGTGCTTTGTCTATATTCACTGATTAGGTGAACTTTTCATTATGGTTTGACCAAAACGCCAAACTGCCTATGCTCAGCCTTTTGCATGTGGACTGGAGATGGCTGGTCTTGTATATCATGTAAGAGAGAGCATTTGccatgtttccttccattttagTTCTGGAATTTCTCTGAATTAGCTTGAGTATAATAGCAGATGGGAACTACAAACTtaaacatagtttaaaaaaaaagagtgtatggGACCTAAGTTAATATTTCTCTAAATATTGGAAGTACTTGTATTGAACTTGATTAAGTCAAATGTTCTCTTGGAGATGTGTCTAGAATATCATAACACTGTGACGTGATCTGCCAAATATGCTACAAAATTTGAGAAA
This Perognathus longimembris pacificus isolate PPM17 unplaced genomic scaffold, ASM2315922v1 HiC_scaffold_1525, whole genome shotgun sequence DNA region includes the following protein-coding sequences:
- the LOC125344550 gene encoding KH homology domain-containing protein 1-like, with amino-acid sequence MDTCSLSMGALWTEPENFSAPLVLYLEEEQEEEIFGQEDRYLRCMEEHSHTLIQLEPWFTVTGHTRVTVVGPPRARQWLMGMIWLLEHKDFHYRARGYQMLQSVRSQPLTTKDLAACLCVQLDSLVVKGYQDK
- the LOC125344551 gene encoding protein BRAWNIN-like → MPAGMSWPSYLKMAAASLLAMCASAQVVHSYYWPDLTSRESPPKHGELKTELLGLKERQHKPQVAEQ